GCGCGCCCGGCATCGGAGCGGGCTGGAACCCCATCTCCCGGATCGCGTCGCACACGGCGTCGATCTGCGCCTGCGTCGCGTCCGACTGCATCACCACCAGCATTGCTACTCCTTGTCAGGGCGTGCGCGTGGCGCCGCGCGGCAGCGCCGCCACGTCCACGCTCCAGCCGTCGTGCGCGAGCACCGTCGGGCCGGTCCAGCGCGCGGCCACGATCGCGGCCACGTCCACGTGCTCCACGGGGGGATAGAAGTGCGTCAGGGCGAGCAGCCCGGGGCGCGCCGCCGCGGCCAGCTCGCCCACCTGCTCGGGCGTGAGGTGCGTCGGCACCGCCATGTCCGCCGGCAGCGAGCACTCCGCCAGCAGCACGTCGCAGCCGGCGGCCCAGTCGCCCAGCGCGCGGTCGGGCGCCGTGTCGCCCGTGTAGACGAGGCGCCGCCCGCCGTGCTCGACGGAATATGCCACACTCTCGGGCGTGTGTGGTACGGGGTGGCTGGCCAGCGTGACCCCCTCGGCCAGCGCGACGGGCGTGGCGGGCGTGAGCTCGACCACCTCGACCGGGAAGCCGGGCGCCAGCAGCGAGGGCCAGAGGGCGGCGGCATGGCGCGTCAGCAGGTCGCGCAGCCCCGGCGGCCCCACGAGCGTGATGGGCTCGGTGCGCGGCGCCAGCTGGCCGTAGCGCCACGCGACGATCAGCGTCGCGAGGTCGCTGACGTGGTCGGCGTGGAAGTGCGTGATCGCGACGTGGGTCAGCGTCTGCCACGCGAGCCCGAGCCCCGCCATGCGATGCACCACGCCGCTGCCGCAGTCGAGCAGCAGGCGCACGCCCGCGACCTCGACGAGGTGTCCCGCCTGTACGCGGGTCGCCGACGGCGCCGCCGTGCCCGTGCCGATCGTCGTCAGCCGCATGCGCGCCTCCGCTCGCTCACGGGCTCGTTCACCGGCCGCGGAAGACGACCTTCTTCACCGTCTCCACGCCCTGGGCCCGGAAGCGCAGCAAGTACACGCCCGCGGGCACCGTCTCGCCGCGATCGTCGCGCCCGTCCCACTCGAACGCGGGATCGCACCCGCGCCCGCTGCCGGGCACCTCGCGCCCGTAGCGGCGCGGCGCGAGCAGCTCGCCGAGGGCGGCGTTGGGGAGCAGGCGCCGCACGCGGACGCCGCGCAGCGTCCAGACGTCCAGCGACACGCGCGTCGGCTGCGCGATGTCGACCCAGATGCAGGTCGCGTCGCGCGCCGCGTTCGGGAACGGGTTGGGGAAGTTCTGGTAGACGATCGTCGCCGTCGGCACCACGAGGCTGTCGAGCACCGTGAACGTGCCCGGCGTGATGCTGAAGCTCTGGCCCGTGCGCGGCAGCCGCGCGGTGACGGTCCACGTGTAGCCGGCGTTCGTCTCCAGCTCCGCGCCCTCGGGGACCTGGAAGACGGTGTCGCGCGTCGAGCGCGAGACGACGCCGACGCCGAAGTTCGACACGTCGATCTGGTACTCCCACGGCCCCGGCGGCTCGGCCACCTGCGGGCTGCTCCACACGAAGCGCGGGCGCCGCGTGTAGACGATGGTGCCCGCGAAGCCCGACGGCTCCAGCGGCGTGACCCAGCGCGGCACGCGGCGCGGGCCACCGATCGGCGACGACGTCGCGAGGCCCGCGGGGTTGATGACGGTCGCGCGCCACCAGATGCGAACGCCGCCGTCGATCGCGCGCGTCGGCCGCACCGAGATGGTGCTGTCGCCGGTCGTGATGAGCGTGTCGAGCAGCGGCCGCGTGAAGCGCGGTGTCGTGTCGAGCTCGAAGCGGAAGCGCAGTGGGCCCGGGCCCGTCGCGACCGCCTGCAGCAGGAAGGTCGGCGTGACGGTCTGCAGCGAGTCGCCGCCCGCCGCCGGCGGGACGACCTGCACGCTCTGCGACTGCGCGCGCGCGACGCCGGCCGGCACGAGCAGCGCGGCCGCCGCCAGCGCGAAGAGCGCGCGCGCGACGACCGCGAGCCGGAGCGACCTGCGCCGCTCCCGTGCGAACGTGCGATGCACCGTGCGCGACCGCGCGGTCAGGTCGCCGCGGTCGCGGGCTCCGGCTCCGCGCCGTCGCTCTCCGCGTCCACCGCCGCATCCGCGGCTGCATCGGCCGGGGCCTCCGTCGGCCCCGCATCCACCTGCGGCCCGCCACGCAGCCGCACGCTCACCAGCGAGCTGACGCCCGGCTCCTGCATCGTCACGCCGTACACCGCGTCCGCCGCCTCGGTGGTGGTGCGCGGGTTGTGCGTGATGATGATGAACTGGGTCTTCGTCTTGAACTGGTTCAGCATCCGCACGTAGCGCCCGACGTTCTGGTCGTCGAGCGGCGCGTCCACCTCGTCCAGCAGGCAGAACGGGCTGGGCTTCGTGAGGAAGATGCCGAACAGCAGCGACAGCGCGACCAGCGCGCGCTCGCCGCTGGAGAGCAGGTGGATGCGCTGCGTGCGCTTGCCGCGCGGGCTGGCGTGGATCTCGATGTCGCAGTCGAGCGGCTGGTCGGGGTTCTCGAGGCGCAGGTCGCACTCGCCGCCGCCGAACAGCGTCATGAAGATCTGACGGAAGTTCTCGCGCGCCTGCGCGAACGTCGCCAGAAACAGCTCGCGCGCCGTCGTGTCGATCTCCTTGATGGCCTGCTGCAGCGACGCGCGCGCCTGCGCGAGGTCGGTGCGCTGCCCGGTGAGGAAGTCGAGGCGGCGGACCTCCTCCTCGTGCTCGTCGATCGCGAGTGGGTTCACGACGCCCAGCTGCTCCAGCTGCCCGCGCAGCTCGTCGAGCTCCGTGCGCAGAGTGTCCGCCTCCACGTCCACCGGCTCGAACGACGCCAGCAGGTCGTCGAGCGGGCGGCGCCACTCGGTCTCCAGCCGCTCGCGCAGCGCATCGCGCCGCCCCGCCAGCTGCGTGTGGCGCAGCGACGCGGTGTGGAACTCGTCGGCCAGCGCGCCGTTGCTGCGGCGCACGTCGGCCAGCGCCTGCTCGGCGGTGCGCAGCGCCTCGTCGGCGCCCTGCACGGCCTGCTCGGCGTCGGCGAGCCGCTCCTCGACGTCCTGCAGCTGCTGCCGCTTGGACTCGAGGTCGAGCGCCCACACCGACATCTGCTCGGCGAGCGCGCTGTCGGCCGTCGCCAGCGACGACAGCTCGCGCTGCAGCGACTCGAGGCGCTGCGCCTGCGTCTGGATCTCGTGCGACAGGCGGCGCTCGCGATCGACCGCGACCTGCAGGCGCGCCTGCGCCTGCGCCTGCTCCACCTGCCAGACGGTGCGCTCCTCGCGCGCGGTCTCGAGCTGGTGCTCGCTCTCGGCCAGCGCGCCGCGCGCGTCCGCGGCCTCCTGCTCGCGCGCCTCCGCCTGCGCCAGCGCCTCGCCCGCGCGCGCTTCCAGCACCCGCGCGCGTTCGGCCAGCTCGTCGACGCGCTGCGACAGGCGCGCGGCCAGCTGCTGCGCGTCGGCCAGCTCGCGATCGGCGCGCTGACGGCGGCGCTCGAGCTCCGCGCGCTGGTCGTCCGCGCGTCGCGCCTCCTGCTGCGCGACCGTCGACGCCTCGGCGGCGACGGCCTGCTGCGCCTCGGCGGCGGCCAGCGCGGCGCGCGCGCCCTCCAGCGCCTGCCGCGCCTCCTCACGTCGCGCGTCGCTCTGCTCCAGCTGCGCGCGCAGGTCGCTCAGCTCCGCGCGGCGGCGCAGCGGACCGGGGCCCGACGTCTGCCCGGGGAGCAGCATCGCGCCGCGCGCGTCCACGAACGCGCTGCCCTCGCCCAGCACCTCGACGCCGCCGAGGAGCGCGCGCACCCAGCTGCCGGCCGGCTCCGCGGCACGCACGCGCGCCGCGAGGCCCGTCGCGTCCACGGCCATGCCGTCGGGCGTCGTCGCGCTCGCGAAGGGCGACGTCGCGGGAATCGCGTCGGCCGGCAGGAGGAGCAGGGGACCGAGGTTCGCGGCCGCGTGCCAGCCGCGGATGCGGTCCGCGACGTCGCGGTCACGCACGACCACGGCGTGCACGGTTGCACCGAGGAAGCGCTCGACGAGCGCGGCCGCCTCGCTGCCCGCGGTCACGAAGTCCGACAGCGGCCCGAGCACCGCGCCGTCGCCGAACTGCTGGCGCTCCTTGAGCAGTCGCGCGGCGGCGGGCGCGAGGCCCACGCGGTCGCGCTCCAGCGCCTCGAGCCCGTTGATCTTGCCCTGGATCGACGTACGCATCTCGTCGGCGCGCGCGAGCTCCGCGCGCGCGCCCGCCTCGGCGTCGCGCGCCGCGCGCACCGCGAGCCGCGCCTCGTCCAGCTCGAACTGCGCCTGCGCCACCTGCTCGCGCGCCAGCTCCAGCGCCTCGGCGGCGGCGGCCATCTCGCGCTGCACGCTCTCCATGCGGTCGGCCAGCGCGGCGAGCTCGGTGTCGAGCGCCGCGCGCCGGAGCCCCACCTCCTGCTCCTCGCGCTGGGTCGCCTCGCGGTCGATCTCCAGGCGGCGCGCCTGCTCGCGCAGCTCGCGCGCGGCGCGCTCGGCCTGCTCCACGCGCTGGCGCGCGGACGCCACCGCGCGGCGCGTCTCCTCCTCCAGCGCTGCGCGCTCGGCCAGCTCCTGCGCCGCGCCCGAGAGCGTCTCCTCGCACTGCGCGCGCTCGGCGATCGCGCGCTCGCGCTCCTCCGCCACGCGCAGGCCGAGCGCCTCACCCTCCTTCTGCTCCTCCTCGGCGCGGCTGCGGCGCGACGTCGCGTTGCGCTGCCGCTCCTCGGCCACCGCGAGCTCGCCCTGCAGCTGCAGCACCGTCTGGCGCTCGGCGGCCACGATGCGCGCCAGCTCCGCGCGCTGCGCCTCGGCGTTGGCGCGCGTCTGCTGCGCCGTCTCGCGCGCGCGCTCGAACTCCGCGAGCGTCGCCTCGGCCTGCGGGTTCAGCAGCTGCAGCTCCGCCAGGCGCGCGTCGAGGCGCGCCAGCTCGTCCTTCCACTCCGCCATCTCGCGGCCGGCCAGCGTCAGCTCGACGTTGAAGCGGCGCGCGGTCAGCTCGGCGTGCCGCTCGGCGCGCTTGCGCTGGCGCGCGAGCGCGCGCGTCTGGCTCGCGACCTCGTTGATCAGGTCATCGAGGCGCGACAGGTCGACGCTCGTCTCCTCGAGGCGGCGCTCGGTGCTGCGGCGACGGTCGCGGTAGAGGCCCACGCCCGCCGCCTCCTCGAACAGCTCGCGCCGGTCGTCGGGACGGTCCGAGAGCAGCGCGTCGATCATCTTGCTCTCGATGACGACGCCGCTGTCCGCGCCCAGGCCCGTGCCGCGCATCAGGTCCTGGATGTCGCGCAGGCGGCACGCGGTGCGGTTCAGGAAGTACTCGCTCTCGCCCGAGCGCGACAGGCGCCGGGTGATGACGACCTCCTTGAACGGGACCGGAAGCGTGCCCTCGCGGTTGTCGAAGTGCAGCGAGACCTCGGCGACGTTCACCGGACGGCGCGCCGACGAGCCCTGGAAGATGACCTCGGTCATGCTCCCACCGCGCAGCATGCGCGCGCGCTGCTCGCCGAGCACCCAGCGGATGGCGTCGGAGACGTTCGACTTGCCGCAGCCGTTCGGTCCGACGATGGCCGTGGCGCCCTTGTCGAACTGCAGGAACGTGTGGTCGGCGAAGCTCTTGAAGCCCTGCAGCTCCAGCTTGGTCAGGCGCACTTACAGACTTCTCCCGGTTCGATAGACCAGCCGCGGCCGGATCCCCGCCGACTGAAGGGTACGGGCGTGGAACGCCGCCTCGTCCTGCGTGCGGAACGCGCCGGAGTACAGCGCCACGAGCCCGTTGCCGCGTGCGAGCGGATACGACGGGATGTCGCGGCGCTCCAGCTCCGCGATGCGGCGCGGCGCCTGCGCGGCGGGCACGCTGTCGGCGATGAGGAACGCGAACGGCGTGCGCTCCACGACGCCCGACTCGTCGCCCAGCACGCGGCGCGACGCGAGGCTGTCGCGCAGCGCCTCGGCCTCCTCGCGCGTGCGGAAGGCGCCCACGTACGCGTAGAACCACGGCCGGTTCTCGAGCAGCACGGGCGCGATCACCTGCGCCGGCAGCGTCGCGCGGTCGACGTTCGCGGGCAGCTGCACCGACGTCTCCGTGCTCGCCGAGTTGGTCTGCACGGTGTACATCGCGCGGTCCACCGTGTCGGCCGCGTTCTCGACGGCGAGGCTCGGCAGCGTGTCGGGCGGCGGCGGCGCGGCGGCCGCGCGTGCGGAGTCGGCCGCCGCGCGGCGCGCGGAGTCGCTCACCGCCGCGGCCATCCGCGGGCCCGCGTCGCCGCGCGCGCGCTGGCGCGCGAACAGCACGCCCGCGGCCACGAGCGCGAGCAGCGCGACCGCCGCGACGACATAGGCCGCGAGGCGGTTCGGCGGCGTGCGCGTGCCGTCGGCGATCGTCTCGGATTCCGCGGCGTCGGCGCGCGACTCGCGCGCCTCACGCACGTCGCGCGCGTCCTTCGCGCCGCCGATCGCGCGGCCCACCGACGGCCGCGGGCGGCGCGTGGGGGCGCCGACGACGGCGAGCGGCGGCGCGGCGTCCGGCAGCGCGCCCGAGGCGTCGCCCGCGAGCACGACGCCGTCCACCGACGTCGCGAGCGCGTCGAGCCCCGGCGTGTCCGCATGCGCGACCAGCAGCAGCAGCGCGCCCACCTCGCGGAAGCCGCTCGCGAGCCGGCGCCAGCGATCGCTGCGGAAGATCTCCTCGACCGCCACCGCCTCGCTGCCGCTCGGCAGCACGAAGAGGTTGCCCGCGGCGTCGGCGGGCCGCGCGATCTTGTTCAGCGAGACGCCGTAGAGGAAGCTGTCGGAGATGCCGTGCGGATCCTCGTCGCGGTCGACGAGCGCCTGCAGCGGCGCGACCTCGCCGACGAGGTCCGCGACCGCGACGCGGCGCTGCTCGGCCTGCGCGCGCGCGATGCCGAGGGCGACCCAGGCGGCGATCTCCGGATCACGGCCGACGACGAGCGCGGAGCCGACCGCGTCCAGGGCCGACGCGACGCGGCGCCCCTCGTCGTGCCAGACGGGGAGCGTACCGGCAGCGGATTCCGTCACGGCGCGCCCTCGTAGACCCAGAAGCGCATGCCGGTCGTCCGCGCGGCGCGCTCGGCGTCCGAGCGCGAGGCGAACGGCCCGCTGACGACGCGGTAGAAGCGGCGGCCGCCGCGCGTCGCCGGCACCACCCGCAGCGGGCGGCCCGGCAGCGTCACGCGGCGCACCACGGCGCGCGCCTCGCGCTCGTCGTCGGCGGCCGCGAACTGCACCGTGTAGCCCTCGCCGGGCGGGAGCGCGACCTCGCCGGGCGACGCGCCGTTCGGCGGCGGGACCGTGGGACGGGCGGGGCGGGGCACCGACGTCGTCTCGGGCGGCGTGGGGGCGGGCGTCGCGGTGTCGGGGGGCGGCGCGAGCGTGTCCGCGGGCATCGCGGTCGTGTCCGCGGCCGCGGTGTCCGCGGCGCTCTCGCCGCCGCCGAACGTCACCGGCTTGTCGAGCTCCGCGGAGCGCGGGCGGAAGCCGTTCCAGAGCACGACGTGCCAGAAGTCCGCGGCGCCCTTCGCGACCGTGTCGCGCGGCTGCAGCGATGCGCCGTCGAGGAGCGTGACGTCGTCGCCGGTGGCGGTCGCGATCGCGCCGTCGGGCATCACGAGGGGCAGGTCGTCGCGCCAGGCGCCGGCGACGCTGCCCACCACGCGGTCGGTGCCGACCGCCACGACCCAGGCCGAGTCGCCGCGCGCGGGGCGCGCCAGCAGGTAACGCCCGAGCGCGTCGATGCGCAGCTCGCGGACCTCGCCGGGCAGCGTGATCGTGCGCGCCACGGCGTCGCGGAAGCGGTCGACGACGGCCACCTCGCCCGAGCCCTCGAGCGCGACGTACATGCGGTCGCCGCTGGGCGTCGCGACGATCGCGCGCACCGGCCCGTCGAGCGAGACCGCCGGCACCGCGGCGAGGTCGCGGCTGCGGACGCCGTGCAGCTCCGAGCCGGCCGCGAAGTAGACACGCTCCGCGGAGCCGGTGCGCACCGCGCGCCCGCCGCCCGCGACCGTGGCCGAGTCGCCGATGCGCGTCGTGGGCGGGCGCAGGCGCCAGACGTAGCCCGTGCCGCCGCGGACGCCGGCCGCCAGGACGCTGCCGTCGCGCTGCGGGTACAGCTCCTGGGCCGGGACGCGGAGCGGGAGCTTCCACGCGTCGCCGCTGGGAGTCAGGCGCGTGACGCTGCCGTCGGCCGCGAGCCCGAAGAAGGTGCCGCCCTGGCCGGCCGCGAGCGCCGTCAGCGGCGTCTTGGACGCCGTGCGGACGGTGCCCAGCCGCAGGTCGATGCGCGTCGGCCGGCCGGCGGTGTCGATCACGGCCAGCATGCCGCTCTCGACGTCGAAGGCGAGGACGCGGGCGAGCGCGGGCGCGGGCTCGCTGGAGCGCCAGACGACCGAGTCGAGGCGCGGGAGTATCGCGGCCGTCACGCGCCCGCCGCTGCGCGGCAC
This region of Roseisolibacter agri genomic DNA includes:
- a CDS encoding MBL fold metallo-hydrolase: MRLTTIGTGTAAPSATRVQAGHLVEVAGVRLLLDCGSGVVHRMAGLGLAWQTLTHVAITHFHADHVSDLATLIVAWRYGQLAPRTEPITLVGPPGLRDLLTRHAAALWPSLLAPGFPVEVVELTPATPVALAEGVTLASHPVPHTPESVAYSVEHGGRRLVYTGDTAPDRALGDWAAGCDVLLAECSLPADMAVPTHLTPEQVGELAAAARPGLLALTHFYPPVEHVDVAAIVAARWTGPTVLAHDGWSVDVAALPRGATRTP
- the smc gene encoding chromosome segregation protein SMC; translation: MRLTKLELQGFKSFADHTFLQFDKGATAIVGPNGCGKSNVSDAIRWVLGEQRARMLRGGSMTEVIFQGSSARRPVNVAEVSLHFDNREGTLPVPFKEVVITRRLSRSGESEYFLNRTACRLRDIQDLMRGTGLGADSGVVIESKMIDALLSDRPDDRRELFEEAAGVGLYRDRRRSTERRLEETSVDLSRLDDLINEVASQTRALARQRKRAERHAELTARRFNVELTLAGREMAEWKDELARLDARLAELQLLNPQAEATLAEFERARETAQQTRANAEAQRAELARIVAAERQTVLQLQGELAVAEERQRNATSRRSRAEEEQKEGEALGLRVAEERERAIAERAQCEETLSGAAQELAERAALEEETRRAVASARQRVEQAERAARELREQARRLEIDREATQREEQEVGLRRAALDTELAALADRMESVQREMAAAAEALELAREQVAQAQFELDEARLAVRAARDAEAGARAELARADEMRTSIQGKINGLEALERDRVGLAPAAARLLKERQQFGDGAVLGPLSDFVTAGSEAAALVERFLGATVHAVVVRDRDVADRIRGWHAAANLGPLLLLPADAIPATSPFASATTPDGMAVDATGLAARVRAAEPAGSWVRALLGGVEVLGEGSAFVDARGAMLLPGQTSGPGPLRRRAELSDLRAQLEQSDARREEARQALEGARAALAAAEAQQAVAAEASTVAQQEARRADDQRAELERRRQRADRELADAQQLAARLSQRVDELAERARVLEARAGEALAQAEAREQEAADARGALAESEHQLETAREERTVWQVEQAQAQARLQVAVDRERRLSHEIQTQAQRLESLQRELSSLATADSALAEQMSVWALDLESKRQQLQDVEERLADAEQAVQGADEALRTAEQALADVRRSNGALADEFHTASLRHTQLAGRRDALRERLETEWRRPLDDLLASFEPVDVEADTLRTELDELRGQLEQLGVVNPLAIDEHEEEVRRLDFLTGQRTDLAQARASLQQAIKEIDTTARELFLATFAQARENFRQIFMTLFGGGECDLRLENPDQPLDCDIEIHASPRGKRTQRIHLLSSGERALVALSLLFGIFLTKPSPFCLLDEVDAPLDDQNVGRYVRMLNQFKTKTQFIIITHNPRTTTEAADAVYGVTMQEPGVSSLVSVRLRGGPQVDAGPTEAPADAAADAAVDAESDGAEPEPATAAT
- a CDS encoding SPOR domain-containing protein; the encoded protein is MRPPVILLAASVLAACGRSDRAPASEPGASTVASRGPDPVLLRVPRSGGRVTAAILPRLDSVVWRSSEPAPALARVLAFDVESGMLAVIDTAGRPTRIDLRLGTVRTASKTPLTALAAGQGGTFFGLAADGSVTRLTPSGDAWKLPLRVPAQELYPQRDGSVLAAGVRGGTGYVWRLRPPTTRIGDSATVAGGGRAVRTGSAERVYFAAGSELHGVRSRDLAAVPAVSLDGPVRAIVATPSGDRMYVALEGSGEVAVVDRFRDAVARTITLPGEVRELRIDALGRYLLARPARGDSAWVVAVGTDRVVGSVAGAWRDDLPLVMPDGAIATATGDDVTLLDGASLQPRDTVAKGAADFWHVVLWNGFRPRSAELDKPVTFGGGESAADTAAADTTAMPADTLAPPPDTATPAPTPPETTSVPRPARPTVPPPNGASPGEVALPPGEGYTVQFAAADDEREARAVVRRVTLPGRPLRVVPATRGGRRFYRVVSGPFASRSDAERAARTTGMRFWVYEGAP